A single region of the Coregonus clupeaformis isolate EN_2021a chromosome 16, ASM2061545v1, whole genome shotgun sequence genome encodes:
- the smad4 gene encoding mothers against decapentaplegic homolog 4 produces the protein MSITNTPSSNDACLSIVHSLMCHRQGGESETFAKRAIESLVKKLKEKKDELDSLITAITTNGAHPSKCVTIGRTLDGRLQVAGRKGFPHVIYTRLWRWPDLHKNELKHVKYCQFAFDLKCDSVCVNPYHYDRVVSPGIDLSSLQLTSSAPSLGLMVKDEYDFDGQPPLPTMDGGHSLQTIQHPPSSRGGPPSEPFGTPGLLPPSDASTASSSAFPSISVGSGNATSTWARNSSFTPNMPHHQNGHLQHHPPMPPPGHYWPVHNDLGFQPPISNHPAPDYWCSIAYFEMDVQVGETFKVPSTGPVVTVDGYVDPSGGDRFCLGQLSNVHRTEAIERARLHIGKGIQLEGKGEGDVWVRCLSDHAVFVQSYYLDREAGRAPGDAVHKIYPSAYIKVFDLRQCHRQMQQQAATAQAAAAAQAAAVAGNIPGPGSVGGIAPAISLSAAAGIGVDDLRRLCILRMSFVKGWGPDYPRQSIKETPCWIEIHLHRALQLLDEVLHTMPIGDPQPLD, from the exons ATGTCTATCACCAACACCCCTTCGAGTAATGATGCTTGCCTGAGCATTGTACACAGCTTGATGTGTCATAGgcaagggggagagagcgagacctTTGCCAAGCGAGCAATAGAAAGTCTGGTGAAGAAGCTAAAGGAGAAGAAGGATGAACTGGACTCCCTCATCACAGCCATCACTACCAATGGAGCTCACCCCAGCAAGTGTGTCACCATTGGGCGGACTCTGGATGGCCGTCTGCAG GTGGCAGGGCGGAAAGGGTTTCCCCACGTCATCTACACTCGGTTGTGGAGATGGCCCGATCTGCATAAAAATGAACTGAAGCACGTGAAATATTGCCAGTTTGCCTTTGACCTGAAGTGTGACAGCGTTTGTGTGAACCCCTACCACTACGACCGGGTGGTGTCTCCAGGTATTG ACCTATCAAGTTTACAACTCACCAGCTCAG CTCCCAGCCTGGGACTGATGGTAAAAGATGAGTATGACTTTGACGGCCAGCCCCCACTGCCCACCATGGACGGGGGTCATTCCCTACAGACCATTCAGCACCCTCCCTCTAGCCGAGGTGGGCCCCCCTCAGAGCCCTTCGGCACCCCTGGCCTGCTGCCCCCCTCTGACGCCAGCACCGCCTCCAGCTCCGCCTTCCCCAGCATCTCTGTCGGATCAGGAA ATGCCACCTCCACCTGGGCTAGAAATAGCAGCTTCACGCCCAACATGCCTCACCATCAGAATGGGCACCTGCAACACCACCCACCCATGCCTCCTCCAGGACATTACT GGCCCGTGCACAACGACCTTGGCTTCCAGCCCCCCATATCCAACCATCCAG CTCCCGACTACTGGTGCTCCATAGCCTACTTTGAGATGGACGTGCAGGTGGGAGAGACCTTCAAGGTGCCCTCCACTGGCCCCGTCGTGACAGTGGACGGCTATGTGGACCCGTCGGGCGGAGACCGCTTCTGCCTAGGCCAGCTGAGCAACGTGCACCGGACCGAGGCCATCGAAAGAGCCAG GCTCCACATCGGTAAGGGGATCCAGCTGGAGGGCAAAGGTGAAGGGGACGTGTGGGTGCGTTGCCTCAGCGACCATGCTGTGTTCGTGCAGAGCTACTACCTGGACCGGGAAGCCGGCCGCGCCCCCGGCGACGCCGTGCACAAGATCTACCCCAGCGCCTACATCAAG GTGTTTGACCTGCGTCAGTGCCACAGGCAGATGCAGCAGCAGGCAGCGACGGCCCAGGCTGCAGCCGCGGCCCAGGCAGCCGCCGTGGCCGGGAACATCCCTGGACCGGGCTCCGTGGGAGGCATCGCTCCCGCCATTA GCCTTTCGGCAGCCGCCGGCATCGGAGTGGATGACCTGAGGAGACTGTGCATCCTGCGCATGAGCTTTGTCAAGGGCTGGGGTCCCGACTACCCCCGGCAGAGCATCAAGGAGACCCCCTGCTGGATCGAGATCCACCTACACCGCGCCCTCCAGCTACTGGACGAGGTGCTGCACACCATGCCCATCGGTGACCCCCAACCCCTGGACTGA